The following are from one region of the Ochotona princeps isolate mOchPri1 chromosome 15, mOchPri1.hap1, whole genome shotgun sequence genome:
- the KIF5A gene encoding kinesin heavy chain, whose translation MAETNNECSIKVLCRFRPLNQAEILRGDKFIPIFQGDDSVVIGGKPYVFDRVFPPNTTQEQVYHACAMQIVKDVLAGYNGTIFAYGQTSSGKTHTMEGKLHDPQLMGIIPRIARDIFNHIYSMDENLEFHIKVSYFEIYLDKIRDLLDVTKTNLSVHEDKNRVPFVKGCTERFVSSPEEILDVIDEGKSNRHVAVTNMNEHSSRSHSIFLINIKQENMETEQKLSGKLYLVDLAGSEKVSKTGAEGAVLDEAKNINKSLSALGNVISALAEGTKSYVPYRDSKMTRILQDSLGGNCRTTMFICCSPSSYNDAETKSTLMFGQRAKTIKNTASVNLELTAEQWKKKYEKEKEKTKAQKETIAKLEAELSRWRNGENVPETERLAGEDAALGPELCEETPVNDNSSIVVRIAPEERQKYEEEIRRLYKQLDDKDDEINQQSQLIEKLKQQMLDQEELLVSTRGDNEKVQQELSHLQSENDAAKDEVKEVLQALEELAVNYDQKSQEVEEKSQQNQLLVDELSQKVATMLSLESELQRLQEVSGHQRKRIAEVLNGLMKDLSEFSVIVGNGEIKLPVEISGAIEEEFTVARLYISKIKSEVKSVVKRCRQLENLQVECHRKMEVTGRELSSCQLLISQHEAKIRSLTEYMQSVELKKRHLEESYDSLSDELAKLQAQETVHEVVLKDKEPDTQEADEVKKVLEVQMESHREAHHRQLARLRDEINEKQKTIDELKDLNQKLQLELEKLQADYKKLKNEEHEKSAKLQELTFLYERHEQSKQDLKGLEETVARELQTLHNLRKLFVQDVTTRVKKSAEMEPEDSGGIHSQKQKISFLENNLEQLTKVHKQLVRDNADLRCELPKLEKRLRATAERVKALEGALKEAKEGAMKDKRRYQQEVDRIKEAVRYKGAGKRGHSAQIAKPVRPGHYPASSPTNPCGTRSPECISYTNSLFQNYQNLYLQAAPSSSSDMYFANSCSSSAAASSGSSLAPYQKANMDNGNATDINDNRSDLPCGYEAEEQAKLFPLHQETAAS comes from the exons TGCTGGCTACAATGGCACCATTTTTGCATATGGTCAGACTTCCTCAGGAAAAACCCATACAATGGAG gggaagctgcaTGACCCCCAACTGATGGGAATCATTCCTCGGATTGCCCGTGACATCTTCAaccacatctactccatggatgAGAACCTGGAGTTCCACATCAAG GTCTCTTACTTTGAGATTTACCTGGACAAAATCCGTGATCTTCTGGATG TGACCAAGACGAACCTGTCTGTGCATGAAGATAAGAACCGGGTGCCATTTGTCAAG GGTTGTACTGAGCGCTTTGTGTCCAGCCCAGAGGAGATTCTGGATGTGATTGATGAGGGGAAGTCAAACCGTCACGTGGCTGTCACCA ACATGAATGAGCACAGCTCTCGGAGCCACAGCATCTTCCTCATCAACATTAAGCAGGAAAACATGGAGACGGAGCAAAAACTCAGTGGAAAGCTGTATCTCGTGGACCTGGCAGGGAGCGAGAAG GTCAGCAAGACCGGAGCTGAGGGAGCCGTGCTGGATGAGGCAAAGAACATCAACAAGTCCCTGTCAGCCCTGGGCAACGTGATCTCAGCACTGGCTGAGGGCACC AAAAGCTATGTGCCGTATCGTGACAGCAAAATGACACGGATTCTTCAGGACTCTCTGGGAGGAAACTGTCGCACGACCATGTTCATCTGCTGCTCCCCATCGAGCTACAATGATGCAGAGACCAAGTCCACCCTGATGTTTGGGCAGCG GGCAAAGACCATTAAGAACACTGcctctgtgaatctggagttgacTGCTGAGCAGTGGAAGAAGAAATacgagaaggagaaggagaagaccAAGGCCCAGAAGGAGACGATTGCGAAGCTGGAGGCCGAGCTGAGCCGGTGGCGCAATG GAGAGAATGTGCCAGAGACAGAGCGCTTGGCCGGGGAGGATGCTGCCCTGGGACCTGAGCTCTGTGAGGAGACACCTGTGAATGACAACTCATCCATTGTGGTGCGCATCGCGCCGGAGGAACGACAGAAGTATGAGGAGGAGATCCGTCGCCTCTACAAGCAGCTGGATGACAAG GATGATGAGATCAACCAGCAGAGCCAGCTCATAGAGAAACTCAAGCAGCAGATGCTGGATCAGGAGGAG CTCCTGGTATCCACTCGAGGAGACAATGAGAAAgtccagcaagagctgagccaccTGCAGTCGGAGAACGATGCTGCCAAGGATGAGGTAAAGGAAGTGCTTCAGGCTCTGGAGGAGCTGGCCGTCAACTATGACCAGAAGTCCCAGGAAGTGGAGGAGAAGAGTCAGCAGAACCAGTTGTTGGTGGATGAGTTGTCTCAGAAGGTG GCTACTATGCTGTCCCTGGAATCAGAGTTGCAGCGACTCCAGGAGGTCAGTGGACACCAGCGCAAACGAATCGCTGAGGTGCTGAATGGGCTCATGAAGGACCTGAGTGAGTTCAGCGTCATCGTGGGCAACGGGGAGATCAAGCTG CCCGTGGAAATCAGTGGGGCCATCGAGGAAGAGTTCACTGTGGCCCGGCTCTACATTAGCAAGATCAAGTCGGAGGTCAAGTCTGTGGTGAAGCGGTGCCGGCAGCTGGAAAACCTCCAGGTGGAATGTCATCGCAAGATGGAGGTGACTGGGCGTGAGTTGTCTTCCTGCCAGCTGCTCATCTCCCAG CATGAGGCCAAGATCCGCTCACTTACGGAGTACATGCAGAGTGTGGAGCTGAAGAAACGGCACTTGGAGGAATCCTACGACTCCCTGAGTGACGAGCTGGCTAAGCTGCAGGCACAGG AAACCGTGCATGAGGTGGTCTTGAAGGACAAGGAGCCGGACACCCAGGAAGCAGATGAAGTGAAG AAGGTGCTGGAGGTGCAGATGGAGAGTCACCGGGAGGCCCACCACCGGCAACTGGCCCGGCTCCGAGACGAGATCAACGAGAAGCAAAAGACTATTGACGAGCTCAAAGA CCTGAATCAGAAGCTGCAACTGGAGTTGGAGAAGCTCCAGGCCGACTACAAGAAGCTGAAGAACGAAGAGCATGAGAAGAGCGCCAAACTGCAGGAGCTGAC ATTTCTGTATGAGCGACATGAGCAGTCCAAGCAGGACCTCAAGGGACTGGAGGAGACAGTT GCCCGTGAACTCCAGACCCTCCACAACCTTCGCAAGCTGTTCGTTCAAGACGTCACGACTCGAGTCAAGAAA AGCGCGGAAATGGAACCCGAGGACAGTGGGGGGATTCACTCCCAAAAGCAGAAGATTTCCTTTCTTGAGAACAACCTGGAGCAGCTTACAAAGGTTCACAAACAA CTGGTACGTGACAATGCAGATCTGCGTTGTGAGCTTCCTAAATTGGAAAAACGACTTAGGGCTACGGCTGAGAGAGTTAAGGCCCTGGAGGGTGCACTGAAGGAAGCCAAGGAGGGCGCCATGAAGGACAAGCGTCGGTACCAGCAGGAGGTGGACCGCATCAAGGAGGCCGTGCGCTATAAGGGTGCAGGCAAACGGGGCCACTCAGCTCAGATTG CCAAACCCGTCCGACCAGGCCACTACCCAGCTTCTTCACCCACCAACCCCTGTGGCACGCGGAGCCCCGAGTGCATCAGCTACACCAACAGCCTGTTTCAGAACTACCAGAACTTGTACTTGCAGGCtgcacccagctccagctcagacaTGTA CTTTGCTAACTCCTGTAGCAGCAGTGCGGCTGCATCTTCTGGCAGTTCCTTGGCTCCCTATCAGAAGGCCAACATGGACAATG GAAATGCCACAGATATCAATGACAACAG AAGCGACCTACCATGTGGTTATGAAGCTGAGGAGCAGGCCAAGCTCTTCCCTCTCCACCAAGAGACGGCAGCCAGCTAA
- the PIP4K2C gene encoding phosphatidylinositol 5-phosphate 4-kinase type-2 gamma, giving the protein MASSSVPPASVPAATAGPGPGFGFASKTKKKHFVQQKVKVFRAADPLVGVFLWGVAHSINELSQVPPPVMLLPDDFKASSKIKVNNHLFHRENLPSHFKFKEYCPQVFRNLRDRFGIDDQDYLVSLTRSPPHESEGSDGRFLISYDRTLVIKEVSSEDIADMHSNLSNYHQYIVKCHGNTLLPQFLGMYRVSVDNEDSYMLVMRNMFSHRLPVHRKYDLKGSLVSREASDKEKVKELPTLKDMDFLNKNQKVYIGEEEKKVFLEKLKRDVEFLVQLKIMDYSLLLGIHDIIRGSEPEEEGPVREDEPEWDGDCNLTGPPALVGSYGTSPEGIGGYIHSHRPLGPGEFESFIDVYAIRSAEGAPQKEVYFMGLIDILTQYDAKKKAAHAAKTVKHGAGAEISTVHPEQYAKRFLDFITNIFA; this is encoded by the exons ATGGCGTCCTCCTCGGTCCCGCCGGCCAGCGTGCCGGCAGCGACGGCGGGCCCCGGCCCGGGTTTCGGCTTCGCCTCCAAAACCAAGAAGAAGCATTTCGTGCAGCAGAAGGTGAAGGTGTTCCGGGCGGCCGACCCGCTGGTGGGCGTGTTCCTGTGGGGCGTAGCCCACTCG ATCAATGAGCTCAGCCAGGTGCCTCCGCCAGTGATGCTGCTTCCAGATGACTTCAAGGCCAGCTCCAAGATCAAGGTCAACAACCATCTTTTCCACAG GGAAAATCTGCCCAGTCATTTCAAGTTCAAGGAGTATTGTCCCCAGGTCTTCAGGAACCTCCGTGACCGATTTGGCATTGATGACCAGGATTACTTG GTGTCCCTTACCCGAAGCCCCCCACATGAAAGTGAAGGTAGTGATGGTCGCTTCCTTATCTCTTATGATCGTACTCTGGTCATCAAAGAAGTGTCCAGCGAGGACATTGCTGATATGCACAGCAACCTCTCCAACTACCACCAG TACATCGTGAAGTGCCACGGCAACACACTGCTGCCCCAGTTCCTGGGGATGTACCGAGTCAGCGTGGACAATGAAGACAGCTACATGCTTGTGATGCGCAATATGTTTAGTCACCGTCTTCCTGTGCACAGGAAGTATGACCTCAAG GGCTCCCTAGTGTCCCGGGAAGCCAGTGATAAGGAAAAG GTTAAAGAATTGCCTACCCTGAAGGATATGGACTTTCTGAACAAGAACCAGAAAGTATATATTGGTGAAGAGGAGAAGAAAGTATTTCTAGAAAAGCTGAAGAGAGATGTGGAG TTTCTAGTACAGCTGAAGATCATGGACTACAGCCTCCTGCTGGGCATCCACGACATCATCCGGGGCTCGGAGCCAGAGGAGGAGGGTCCCGTACGCGAGGATGAGCCCGAGTGGGACGGGGACTGTAACCTGACTGGACCACCTGCCCTGGTGGGCTCCTATGGAACCTCCCCTGAGGGCATCGGAGGCTACATCCATTCTCATCGGCCCCTGGGCCCTGGAGAATTTGAGTCCTTCATCGATGTCTATGCCATCCGGAGTGCTGAGG GGGCACCCCAGAAGGAGGTGTATTTCATGGGCCTCATTGACATCCTGACACAGTATGATGCCAAGAAGAAAGCGGCTCACGCAGCTAAAACCGTCAAGCATGGG GCTGGGGCTGAGATCTCCACAGTCCATCCTGAGCAGTATGCGAAGCGCTTTCTGGACTTCATTACCAACATCTTTGCCTAA
- the DTX3 gene encoding probable E3 ubiquitin-protein ligase DTX3 isoform X1, whose product MPILSSSGSKMAACGGTCKNKVTVSKPVWDFLSKETPARLARLREEHRVSILIDGETSDIYVLQLSLQGPPPAPPNSLYLARKALKGLLKEAEKELKKAQRQGELMGCLALGGGGEHPELHRPGPPPLRAAPLLPPGARGLPPPPPPLPPPLPPRLREEAEEQESTCPICLGEIQNAKTLEKCRHSFCEGCITRALQVKKACPMCGRFYGQLVGNQPQNGRMLVSKDATLLLPSYEKYGTIVIQYVFPPGVQGAEHPNPGVRYPGTTRVAYLPDCPEGNKVLTLFRKAFDQRLTFTIGTSMTTGRPNVITWNDIHHKTSCTGGPQLFGYPDPTYLTRVQEELRAKGITDD is encoded by the exons ATGCCGATTCTAAGCTCCTCAGGATCAAA AATGGCAGCCTGTGGAGGCACCTGCAAGAACAAAGTGACTGTCTCCAAGCCTGTGTGGGACTTCCTGAGCAAGGAGACCCCGGCTCGGCTGGCCCGGCTGCGGGAGGAGCACCGTGTGTCCATCCTTATAGACGGCGAGACTTCAGACATCTATGTCCTCCAGCTTTCCCTACAGGGCCCGCCCCCGGCTCCTCCCAACAGCCTCTACCTAGCCCGGAAAGCTCTCAAAGGGCTGCTGAAGGAGGCCGAGAAAGAGCTGAAGAAAGCTCAGAGGCAGGGGGAGCTGATGGGCTGCCTGGccctggggggaggaggggagcacCCCGAGCTGCACCGCCCAGGCCCACCCCCTCTCCGTGCTGCACCACTCTTGCCCCCAGGGGCCCGGGGGCTACCCCCTCCGCCTCCCCcactgccccctcctctccctccccgccTTCGGGAGGAGGCCGAAGAGCAAGAGAGCACCTGCCCCATCTGTCTGGGGGAGATCCAGAATGCCAAGACACTGGAGAAGTGCCGGCACTCATTCTGCGAGGGCTGCATCACTCGTGCCCTGCAGGTGAAGAAGGCCTGTCCCATGTGTGGCCGCTTCTATGGGCAGCTTGTGGGCAACCAGCCCCAGAACGGGCGGATGCTGGTCTCCAAGGATGCCACCCTCCTGCTGCCCAGCTATGAGAAGTACGGCACCATTGTCATCCAGTACGTCTTCCCGCCCGGTGTCCAGGGG GCTGAACACCCCAACCCAGGAGTTCGATACCCTGGCACCACACGGGTGGCCTACCTCCCAGACTGCCCCGAGGGCAACAAGGTGCTGACCCTGTTCCGGAAGGCATTTGACCAGCGTCTTACCTTCACCATTGGCACGTCCATGACTACAGGGAGACCGAATGTCATCACCTGGAACGACATCCACCACAAGACCAGCTGCACAGGGGGACCCCAGCT GTTTGGCTACCCGGACCCCACCTACCTGACTCGTGTGCAAGAGGAATTGAGAGCCAAGGGTATCACAGATGACTGA
- the DTX3 gene encoding probable E3 ubiquitin-protein ligase DTX3 isoform X2: protein MSFVLSRMAACGGTCKNKVTVSKPVWDFLSKETPARLARLREEHRVSILIDGETSDIYVLQLSLQGPPPAPPNSLYLARKALKGLLKEAEKELKKAQRQGELMGCLALGGGGEHPELHRPGPPPLRAAPLLPPGARGLPPPPPPLPPPLPPRLREEAEEQESTCPICLGEIQNAKTLEKCRHSFCEGCITRALQVKKACPMCGRFYGQLVGNQPQNGRMLVSKDATLLLPSYEKYGTIVIQYVFPPGVQGAEHPNPGVRYPGTTRVAYLPDCPEGNKVLTLFRKAFDQRLTFTIGTSMTTGRPNVITWNDIHHKTSCTGGPQLFGYPDPTYLTRVQEELRAKGITDD from the exons A TGTCGTTCGTCCTGTCCAGAATGGCAGCCTGTGGAGGCACCTGCAAGAACAAAGTGACTGTCTCCAAGCCTGTGTGGGACTTCCTGAGCAAGGAGACCCCGGCTCGGCTGGCCCGGCTGCGGGAGGAGCACCGTGTGTCCATCCTTATAGACGGCGAGACTTCAGACATCTATGTCCTCCAGCTTTCCCTACAGGGCCCGCCCCCGGCTCCTCCCAACAGCCTCTACCTAGCCCGGAAAGCTCTCAAAGGGCTGCTGAAGGAGGCCGAGAAAGAGCTGAAGAAAGCTCAGAGGCAGGGGGAGCTGATGGGCTGCCTGGccctggggggaggaggggagcacCCCGAGCTGCACCGCCCAGGCCCACCCCCTCTCCGTGCTGCACCACTCTTGCCCCCAGGGGCCCGGGGGCTACCCCCTCCGCCTCCCCcactgccccctcctctccctccccgccTTCGGGAGGAGGCCGAAGAGCAAGAGAGCACCTGCCCCATCTGTCTGGGGGAGATCCAGAATGCCAAGACACTGGAGAAGTGCCGGCACTCATTCTGCGAGGGCTGCATCACTCGTGCCCTGCAGGTGAAGAAGGCCTGTCCCATGTGTGGCCGCTTCTATGGGCAGCTTGTGGGCAACCAGCCCCAGAACGGGCGGATGCTGGTCTCCAAGGATGCCACCCTCCTGCTGCCCAGCTATGAGAAGTACGGCACCATTGTCATCCAGTACGTCTTCCCGCCCGGTGTCCAGGGG GCTGAACACCCCAACCCAGGAGTTCGATACCCTGGCACCACACGGGTGGCCTACCTCCCAGACTGCCCCGAGGGCAACAAGGTGCTGACCCTGTTCCGGAAGGCATTTGACCAGCGTCTTACCTTCACCATTGGCACGTCCATGACTACAGGGAGACCGAATGTCATCACCTGGAACGACATCCACCACAAGACCAGCTGCACAGGGGGACCCCAGCT GTTTGGCTACCCGGACCCCACCTACCTGACTCGTGTGCAAGAGGAATTGAGAGCCAAGGGTATCACAGATGACTGA